One window of Sphingomonas sp. KC8 genomic DNA carries:
- a CDS encoding aromatic ring-hydroxylating oxygenase subunit alpha, giving the protein MLQRFPMAIPFGWFFVSYSDEIAVGEVKPLHYFGRDLVIFRGESGTVGLLDAYCPHLGAHMGHGGTVDGDRLRCPFHHWAYRADGFCVDIPYAKVMPPVAKREPIARPYPVAEKNGVVWAWYHPDRIEPTYDVIDHAPFTEAGWSKTVRREWTLASNPQEIAENGVDFAHFEYVHGMEAVPEGTTVYDGHIRRSNAHGERAVAMPDGTTKIIPSSVNTIQNGAGQKFTELKGVVTLSLMVLATPVEADQVELRFCFTFPETPEGSPAHQAALTAIDYTCGQTGVEGDIPIWHHKIHRAEPLLCDGDGPILRFRRYFEQFYTEQETPRQMAAG; this is encoded by the coding sequence ATGCTGCAACGGTTTCCGATGGCGATACCCTTTGGCTGGTTCTTCGTCAGCTACAGCGATGAAATCGCCGTTGGAGAGGTCAAACCGCTTCATTATTTCGGGCGCGATCTCGTCATTTTCCGCGGGGAATCAGGCACGGTCGGCCTGCTTGATGCCTATTGCCCGCATCTGGGCGCGCATATGGGGCATGGCGGCACGGTCGATGGTGATCGGCTGCGCTGCCCGTTCCATCACTGGGCTTACCGGGCCGATGGGTTCTGCGTCGACATTCCTTATGCCAAGGTGATGCCGCCGGTGGCCAAGCGCGAACCGATCGCGCGGCCCTATCCGGTGGCGGAAAAGAATGGCGTTGTCTGGGCCTGGTATCATCCTGACCGGATCGAACCGACCTATGACGTGATCGACCATGCCCCGTTCACCGAAGCGGGTTGGAGCAAGACCGTCCGCCGCGAATGGACGCTGGCCAGCAACCCGCAGGAAATCGCCGAAAACGGCGTCGATTTCGCGCATTTCGAATATGTCCACGGGATGGAGGCGGTGCCCGAGGGCACGACCGTCTATGACGGCCATATCCGCCGCAGCAACGCGCATGGCGAACGCGCCGTCGCCATGCCCGACGGCACGACGAAGATCATCCCGTCCAGCGTCAACACCATCCAGAATGGCGCAGGCCAGAAATTCACCGAGCTGAAGGGCGTCGTCACATTATCGCTGATGGTGCTGGCCACCCCGGTGGAGGCGGATCAGGTGGAACTGCGCTTCTGCTTCACCTTCCCCGAAACCCCCGAAGGATCCCCCGCGCATCAGGCCGCGCTGACCGCGATCGACTATACCTGCGGGCAGACCGGCGTCGAAGGCGACATTCCGATCTGGCACCACAAGATCCACCGCGCGGAACCCTTGTTGTGCGACGGCGACGGG